From Paenibacillus sp. GP183, one genomic window encodes:
- a CDS encoding adenylate/guanylate cyclase domain-containing protein, protein MKKLSEKTMTLLVGNICLVLLCSLLFLSGALSTISNSLFDFNMKNGMSHAPAGDILLVTIDTESLQKLGPYPWDRKLYSDLIQKLEDGGAKAIAFDIELYTQSNNPASDALVSAISKKYNNIIFPSHADLEGTISRSTIVQKGKLIHTDKIVTPLADFKTVPAHINAVFDPDGVIRRTWLQIDTPQGVYSSFALKLAEMAGADIKPFLNAQPTGDRPKTETLIKYDAVQKDFENVSYHKVLEGTVPSKIFKDRIVLVGYTAPGSDQGITPIENHMNLVYAHANILNQILAGELITFTSDMWLFLIMILLALIAGYFTWRLKSSIWSVVLVFLIVIVLLVAQYYLYVNNTLIFDATYPLTAVILAYLVNIAIKTYFETKNKNFITKQFGRYISPELVKEIASNDREIELGGINKELSILFLDIRGFTTLSEKLQPAEVVDFLNTMFNLITEKALENHGTIDKFIGDAAMILFNAPLDVPNHEYYAVKTAYDIQRGMEDVRNRIKEKYNVVVSVGIGINTGEVVVGNIGSYLRVDYTAIGDNVNIAARIESNTTAHQILVSESTYDRTKEHFEYNFAGEKMMKGKTVALKLFEVTELKSPLSN, encoded by the coding sequence ATGAAGAAACTATCGGAAAAAACGATGACTTTGCTAGTAGGAAATATTTGCTTGGTGCTGCTATGTTCCCTTCTATTTCTCTCGGGGGCGCTTAGTACCATAAGCAATTCGCTTTTTGATTTTAATATGAAGAACGGGATGTCCCATGCACCTGCCGGGGATATTCTCCTGGTTACGATCGATACGGAATCCCTGCAAAAGCTGGGGCCCTACCCCTGGGATCGAAAACTGTACAGTGATCTTATTCAAAAGCTCGAGGACGGCGGAGCAAAAGCGATAGCTTTTGATATTGAATTATATACCCAGAGTAACAATCCGGCCAGTGATGCTTTAGTTTCGGCGATTTCAAAAAAATACAACAACATAATTTTTCCTTCCCATGCAGATTTGGAGGGGACCATAAGTCGCTCAACCATTGTTCAGAAAGGCAAGCTCATACATACAGATAAAATAGTTACCCCTTTAGCTGACTTCAAAACTGTACCGGCACACATCAACGCAGTATTTGATCCGGATGGTGTGATTCGAAGAACATGGCTGCAAATCGACACTCCGCAAGGCGTTTATTCATCCTTTGCCTTGAAGCTGGCTGAAATGGCAGGTGCGGATATTAAGCCTTTTCTCAATGCTCAGCCCACGGGGGACAGGCCCAAAACTGAAACGCTGATCAAATATGACGCGGTACAAAAGGATTTTGAGAATGTTTCCTATCATAAGGTCCTTGAAGGCACCGTTCCTTCAAAAATATTTAAAGATCGGATTGTGTTAGTTGGGTATACAGCCCCAGGATCGGACCAGGGTATCACTCCAATTGAAAATCACATGAATCTGGTTTATGCCCATGCCAATATTTTAAATCAGATCCTGGCAGGTGAACTCATTACCTTTACTTCCGATATGTGGCTGTTCTTGATCATGATCTTGCTGGCCCTTATAGCAGGATACTTTACTTGGCGGCTTAAGTCTTCTATATGGAGTGTTGTATTGGTCTTCTTGATAGTCATCGTTCTTCTTGTAGCCCAATATTACTTATATGTGAACAATACCCTTATTTTTGATGCGACTTATCCTTTGACGGCTGTTATTCTTGCTTACTTGGTGAATATCGCGATCAAGACTTATTTTGAGACGAAGAATAAAAACTTTATCACCAAGCAGTTCGGAAGATACATCTCTCCAGAGCTTGTTAAAGAGATCGCAAGCAACGACCGGGAAATTGAGCTGGGCGGGATCAACAAGGAGCTCTCCATTCTGTTCCTGGATATTCGCGGATTCACAACCTTGTCGGAAAAATTACAGCCCGCAGAAGTCGTAGATTTCTTAAATACGATGTTCAACTTGATCACTGAAAAAGCTTTGGAGAACCATGGAACTATTGATAAATTTATCGGTGACGCTGCCATGATTCTGTTCAATGCTCCACTTGATGTACCCAATCATGAATACTACGCGGTTAAAACTGCCTATGATATTCAGCGCGGCATGGAAGATGTAAGAAATAGAATCAAAGAAAAATATAATGTGGTTGTCAGTGTCGGTATTGGGATCAATACGGGGGAAGTAGTTGTAGGAAACATTGGTTCCTACCTTCGTGTGGACTATACAGCTATCGGAGATAATGTGAACATTGCGGCGAGAATTGAGTCGAATACGACAGCTCACCAAATTCTTGTATCGGAATCTACTTATGATCGGACCAAGGAACACTTTGAGTACAATTTTGCCGGTGAAAAAATGATGAAGGGCAAGACGGTTGCACTCAAATTATTCGAGGTCACCGAGCTGAAAAGCCCTCTTTCCAATTAA
- a CDS encoding ferredoxin, giving the protein MAKYTYVDKDTCIACGACGATAPDIYDYDDEGLAEVIFDGDGNKGVTEIPEDLYDDLQDAQDGCPTDSIKVADSPFS; this is encoded by the coding sequence TTGGCTAAATATACTTATGTGGATAAAGACACCTGCATAGCTTGCGGTGCATGCGGCGCGACTGCTCCTGACATTTATGATTATGATGATGAAGGCTTGGCCGAAGTTATTTTTGACGGTGACGGCAACAAAGGGGTAACCGAAATCCCTGAAGACTTGTATGATGATCTTCAGGATGCTCAAGACGGCTGCCCTACGGACTCCATTAAAGTAGCAGACTCACCGTTTAGCTAA
- the mobB gene encoding molybdopterin-guanine dinucleotide biosynthesis protein B, whose amino-acid sequence MTKVIGFAGYSGSGKTTIISSVLHLLKMKDYQVAVIKHDAHGHYKEETGADSTLFIQKGADSVITVSPDGLHTFEKQADFKIEKLIASLESMDYILIEGFKMAGHPKIIVFRTEGQRDILAHLEELEVQPIAIATDMDFSHKSIPVLNLNNPQLIVDFILALNP is encoded by the coding sequence ATGACCAAAGTAATTGGTTTTGCGGGATATTCGGGCAGCGGCAAGACAACCATCATTTCCAGTGTGCTGCATCTCCTTAAGATGAAGGATTATCAGGTTGCCGTTATTAAACATGACGCACATGGACACTATAAAGAAGAGACTGGTGCCGATTCCACATTGTTCATTCAAAAAGGCGCTGATTCTGTTATAACGGTTTCACCCGATGGACTTCACACCTTTGAAAAACAAGCCGATTTCAAAATTGAAAAGCTGATTGCTTCATTAGAGTCGATGGATTATATACTTATTGAAGGCTTCAAAATGGCTGGACATCCCAAGATCATTGTCTTTCGGACCGAAGGTCAACGCGACATCCTAGCTCATCTTGAAGAGCTTGAAGTGCAGCCGATCGCGATAGCCACCGATATGGACTTTTCACATAAGTCTATCCCTGTGCTGAATTTGAACAATCCGCAGTTAATTGTAGATTTTATTTTGGCCCTTAACCCCTAA
- a CDS encoding DNA polymerase IV yields MKQENEFYPKQGKVVLHIDMNAFYCSVHEAVEPGLYSGKPIAVAGSVELRRGIIVTSSYAARVKGVKTGMQVRQALQLCPDLILIKPDFDLYRQFSRRFMQIVYSYSPLVESMSIDECFVDITGSKQFGSPLEIANLIQRRIYEEISLPCSIGIAPNKLLAKMASDMKKPNGIFVLRLRDVPFVLWDKPCGYLYGIGKKTAEKLTKLGINTIGQLAHTDEEKLTKHFGIVGSWLKQSANGHDGSSVNPEHEQSKSIGHTTTLPYDYREQDEVNRVFLNISDQVARRLRKQKLVAATVQITVRDPDMKTITRSQTLPTPTEHMDEIYRTACKLFDQHWAKGKPIRLLGVTLQNLTAKEDSAIQLDLFDYEKDPKKDRLNQIMDSLRDKYGENAILTAGMMGDDPSTMLRNHKARGTSLQMDHLKNNPLDAEDKEQ; encoded by the coding sequence ATGAAGCAGGAAAACGAGTTTTATCCCAAACAGGGCAAGGTTGTTCTGCATATTGATATGAACGCCTTTTATTGTTCCGTCCATGAGGCGGTAGAGCCTGGTCTATACAGCGGCAAGCCGATAGCCGTTGCAGGAAGCGTGGAGCTGCGCAGAGGGATTATCGTGACATCGTCCTATGCTGCAAGGGTAAAAGGTGTCAAAACCGGCATGCAAGTGAGGCAGGCGCTGCAGTTATGTCCGGATTTAATCCTCATTAAACCCGACTTTGATCTCTATCGCCAATTTTCCCGCCGTTTTATGCAAATCGTGTACAGCTATTCTCCATTAGTAGAATCCATGTCCATAGATGAATGTTTTGTAGATATTACAGGATCCAAACAGTTTGGATCTCCACTTGAAATTGCAAACTTGATTCAGCGCCGGATATATGAAGAAATATCTCTTCCCTGCTCGATAGGTATTGCTCCAAACAAACTGCTCGCCAAGATGGCATCCGATATGAAGAAGCCTAATGGGATTTTTGTATTGCGCCTGCGCGATGTTCCCTTTGTGCTGTGGGACAAGCCATGCGGCTATTTATATGGAATCGGCAAAAAGACTGCGGAAAAGCTGACGAAGCTGGGGATTAATACAATCGGGCAGCTGGCTCATACTGATGAAGAGAAGCTCACCAAGCATTTTGGGATAGTTGGCAGTTGGCTGAAGCAATCGGCGAATGGCCATGATGGTTCCTCTGTAAATCCGGAGCATGAACAAAGTAAATCCATTGGGCATACCACAACTCTTCCGTATGATTATAGGGAACAAGATGAAGTGAACCGTGTATTTCTCAATATATCCGACCAAGTGGCGAGGAGGCTTCGCAAGCAAAAGCTGGTTGCAGCTACCGTTCAAATTACGGTAAGAGATCCAGATATGAAAACGATAACTCGTTCGCAGACATTGCCGACTCCAACCGAGCATATGGATGAGATTTACCGGACCGCCTGTAAGCTGTTTGACCAGCATTGGGCTAAAGGCAAGCCGATTCGGCTATTGGGTGTGACACTGCAGAATTTAACAGCGAAGGAAGATTCAGCTATTCAGCTTGATTTGTTTGACTATGAGAAAGACCCTAAAAAAGACCGTTTGAACCAAATCATGGACTCGCTTCGCGATAAATATGGTGAAAATGCGATCCTTACCGCCGGGATGATGGGTGATGATCCCTCGACCATGCTGAGGAATCATAAAGCGAGAGGCACCTCTTTGCAGATGGATCATCTAAAGAACAACCCACTGGATGCAGAAGACAAGGAGCAGTGA
- the cimA gene encoding citramalate synthase — MENSVKIFDTTLRDGTQGEGISLSVEDKIKIARKLDELGVHYIEGGWPGSNSKDIEFFDRVRGMTFRNAKITAFGSTRRKDSRAEDDINLNRLIESGVTVATIFGKSWDFHVHTAIQTTLEENLAMIYDSIRYLKSKGLEVIYDAEHFFDGYKNNPAYALQTIQKAQDAGADWIALCDTNGGSLPGEITAIVTDIQQYIQTPLGIHAHNDCELGVANSLAAVSAGARQVQGTINGYGERCGNANLSSIIPNLQIKLSYDVISEEQLKSLTLVSRYVSEIANMHMPVNQPYVGNAAFAHKGGIHVSAILKSASTYEHIVPELVGNKQRVLVSELAGQSNVLVKAQEMHLDFNNETQKTKEVIERIKNLEHQGYQFEGADASLELLLRDAFEGLEEIFTLESFKMIMEKTANQSVSAEAIVKVRVHGQTIYTAAEGNGPVNALDNALRKALIQHYPDIENVHLSDYKVRVLDEKDATAGKVRVLMESTDFNTTWSTLGVSSNIIEASWYALVDSLRYALIGRKHVAPLNNEHQERLGLVNH, encoded by the coding sequence ATGGAAAATTCCGTCAAAATCTTCGATACCACACTCAGGGACGGCACACAAGGTGAAGGCATTAGTTTATCAGTCGAGGATAAAATCAAAATTGCCCGCAAGCTGGACGAGCTTGGGGTTCATTATATTGAAGGCGGTTGGCCGGGAAGCAACAGCAAGGATATTGAGTTTTTCGATAGAGTTCGCGGCATGACCTTCCGCAATGCGAAGATTACCGCATTCGGCAGCACCAGACGCAAGGATTCCCGGGCAGAGGATGACATTAATTTGAATCGTCTGATCGAATCCGGAGTTACGGTGGCTACCATCTTCGGCAAGTCATGGGATTTCCATGTTCACACTGCCATTCAGACAACATTGGAAGAAAACCTGGCCATGATTTACGACTCCATCCGCTATTTAAAGAGCAAGGGTTTGGAAGTCATCTACGATGCCGAGCATTTCTTTGACGGGTATAAAAATAATCCCGCTTACGCATTGCAGACTATCCAAAAAGCTCAGGATGCAGGAGCAGATTGGATTGCTTTGTGCGATACAAACGGAGGATCCTTGCCTGGAGAAATCACGGCGATCGTGACTGATATTCAGCAATACATCCAGACCCCTCTTGGCATCCATGCCCACAATGATTGTGAGCTGGGAGTGGCTAACAGTCTTGCTGCTGTGTCGGCAGGGGCAAGACAGGTACAAGGTACCATCAACGGGTATGGAGAGCGCTGCGGCAATGCAAACCTGAGCTCGATCATTCCGAATCTGCAAATTAAGCTGAGCTATGATGTCATTAGTGAGGAACAATTGAAGTCGCTCACGCTCGTTTCCCGATATGTGAGTGAAATTGCCAACATGCATATGCCCGTCAATCAGCCTTATGTCGGCAACGCAGCATTTGCCCACAAAGGCGGCATTCATGTTTCAGCCATTTTGAAATCAGCCAGCACCTATGAACATATTGTTCCGGAACTAGTAGGTAACAAACAACGTGTGCTTGTCTCTGAATTAGCTGGACAAAGCAATGTACTTGTGAAGGCACAGGAAATGCATCTGGATTTTAACAACGAAACTCAGAAAACCAAAGAAGTCATAGAGCGCATCAAAAATCTAGAGCACCAAGGATATCAATTTGAAGGAGCCGACGCTTCTTTGGAACTGCTGCTTCGTGATGCTTTCGAGGGCTTGGAAGAGATTTTCACCTTGGAGTCGTTTAAAATGATCATGGAAAAAACGGCAAATCAATCCGTGTCTGCCGAAGCGATCGTGAAGGTCCGTGTACATGGACAAACCATTTATACCGCGGCCGAAGGAAATGGTCCAGTCAATGCCCTGGACAATGCGCTTCGCAAAGCGCTGATCCAGCATTATCCGGATATTGAAAACGTTCATTTATCCGATTATAAGGTCCGTGTGCTTGATGAAAAGGATGCTACCGCAGGGAAAGTCCGTGTGTTAATGGAATCAACGGATTTCAACACCACATGGAGTACATTAGGTGTTTCCAGCAATATTATTGAGGCGAGCTGGTATGCTCTGGTCGACAGCTTGCGTTATGCGCTCATCGGCAGGAAACATGTTGCGCCACTCAACAATGAGCACCAGGAGCGACTCGGATTGGTTAATCATTAA
- a CDS encoding ogr/Delta-like zinc finger family protein gives MLSKNRLGAAPKIYFRPEMKNCPHCGIRLKRSHTAWNKKISTLSGVIHAWSMAYACPNIDCPHAGVTYKSAEAEALSMKHSSYSYDVLCLVGELRFKQHRTCKEIADTLNERGIVTSERYAQTLYERYQTLLAASLDDYVKQILAETTAQNGGIILSMDGVQPEKGNEMLYVIREVFSGTILAAQNMKSGAAAELRTLIDPIIELGYPIVGIVSDGQVSIRQAFESLLPDVPYQYCQYHYLKDIAKPVVDADRKLKMELKKSMRGLRDIERKIEQAEKKAITEAQASAKASPLALSDAPEAPSYKEAQVAKGYAAAVRALLLEDGEPPLDLPGMLIYERAQAIQASLQRCLTKKRASSSSGYGQNFQ, from the coding sequence TTGCTTTCGAAAAATCGCCTCGGCGCCGCGCCGAAAATTTACTTCAGACCCGAAATGAAAAACTGCCCGCATTGCGGGATCAGATTAAAGCGTTCCCACACTGCATGGAACAAGAAAATTTCAACACTCAGCGGCGTCATTCACGCTTGGAGCATGGCTTATGCCTGTCCCAACATAGACTGTCCGCACGCTGGTGTCACGTACAAATCGGCTGAAGCGGAAGCGCTGAGTATGAAGCACTCCTCATACAGTTACGATGTGCTCTGTCTCGTCGGCGAACTGCGCTTCAAACAGCATCGCACCTGCAAGGAGATTGCGGATACGCTAAATGAGCGCGGTATAGTGACGAGTGAAAGATACGCACAAACCTTATATGAACGGTATCAAACACTGCTAGCTGCAAGCCTTGACGATTACGTCAAACAAATCTTGGCGGAAACCACAGCACAGAATGGCGGCATCATCCTTTCCATGGATGGCGTCCAACCCGAAAAAGGAAACGAGATGTTATACGTCATCCGAGAAGTATTTAGCGGCACGATTCTAGCGGCTCAGAACATGAAGAGCGGAGCCGCCGCCGAATTACGGACACTTATCGATCCGATTATTGAACTGGGTTATCCCATCGTAGGGATTGTCAGCGACGGGCAGGTTTCCATCCGGCAGGCTTTCGAATCGCTCTTGCCTGATGTACCGTATCAGTACTGCCAATACCATTATCTGAAAGACATCGCAAAGCCTGTTGTGGATGCCGATCGCAAACTCAAAATGGAACTGAAAAAGAGCATGCGCGGCCTGCGGGATATAGAGCGAAAAATCGAGCAAGCCGAGAAAAAAGCAATCACGGAAGCACAGGCAAGCGCAAAAGCGAGTCCCCTTGCATTGAGCGATGCACCAGAAGCGCCCTCGTACAAGGAGGCCCAGGTGGCAAAGGGTTATGCCGCTGCAGTGCGCGCTTTACTCCTGGAAGATGGCGAACCACCACTTGATTTGCCCGGTATGCTGATCTATGAACGAGCCCAGGCCATACAGGCGTCGCTACAGCGATGCTTGACTAAAAAAAGAGCCTCATCTTCTTCAGGGTATGGTCAGAATTTTCAGTAA
- a CDS encoding TlpA disulfide reductase family protein, producing MKRSILVLTIAIFLVGFTVYTNIENKHKETILPTEQAPKVNYLAPFFTVKGLDGLEYKVGGARDKPLVINFWASWCGPCAEEAPDLNYVYKKYEGKFDLYAVNVTQSDKLADVKKFAKDQGYPFPVLLDPDGKTAETYRFLFIPTSYLIDKNGVIQEVINVLPRDELDKKIKHLING from the coding sequence TTGAAACGAAGCATTCTGGTCTTAACTATTGCGATATTTCTTGTGGGTTTTACCGTTTATACAAATATAGAAAATAAACATAAAGAAACCATTCTACCGACAGAGCAAGCTCCCAAAGTAAATTATTTGGCTCCGTTTTTTACAGTAAAGGGCTTGGATGGGCTTGAATATAAAGTTGGCGGTGCGAGAGACAAGCCCTTGGTGATTAACTTTTGGGCGTCCTGGTGTGGTCCTTGTGCAGAGGAAGCTCCAGATTTGAACTATGTCTATAAGAAGTACGAGGGCAAATTTGATCTGTATGCCGTCAACGTGACTCAGAGCGACAAGCTCGCAGATGTGAAAAAATTTGCCAAAGATCAGGGCTATCCTTTTCCGGTGCTCCTCGATCCAGATGGCAAGACTGCCGAAACGTACAGATTTCTGTTCATTCCCACGAGCTATTTGATTGATAAAAACGGAGTGATTCAAGAGGTCATCAACGTCCTCCCTCGTGATGAACTTGATAAAAAGATCAAGCATTTAATTAATGGCTGA
- a CDS encoding MFS transporter: MEKTKSKKLLIGFESDIPDSGTKEPKGQKKASGKADQAKGHIWEFIAIATIPMVLVLGNSMLVPILPQLQSQLGISRFQSSLVITLFSITAGLIIPISGYMSDRFSRKSVIIPSLIVYGAAGVLAGFGAIWKSYTIVVIARTIQGIGAAGTASIAMALVGDLYKGATESKALGLTEASNGAGKVVSPILGSLLALWVWFAPFFAFPVFCLLSLLAVIFILKEPKKSNEPPKLRAYIQQIGSILKEKGKWLIPSFFAGSLALFILFGVLFYLSDTLEKPPYNIDGVKKGFVLAIPLLCMVATSYTTGALIKKNGTLMRWLMNIGLGIMTVSLALSIFFFNNLYIFIGLLSLSGIGTGLLLPCLNTMITGSVEREQRGMITSIYSSLRFIGVAFGPPIFEWMMKISNQIVFITVSSLAFITLGLVFFLIKPKGKIA; encoded by the coding sequence ATGGAAAAAACCAAATCAAAAAAGCTTCTGATCGGTTTTGAAAGCGACATTCCCGACTCCGGCACAAAGGAACCAAAAGGTCAAAAAAAAGCCTCGGGCAAGGCAGACCAAGCAAAAGGGCATATTTGGGAGTTCATTGCCATCGCAACGATTCCCATGGTTTTGGTTTTGGGCAATTCCATGCTTGTGCCGATTTTGCCGCAGCTGCAAAGCCAGCTTGGAATCAGCCGGTTTCAAAGCAGCCTTGTCATCACCTTGTTTTCCATTACAGCTGGTCTCATTATTCCGATCTCGGGCTATATGTCTGACCGATTCTCCAGAAAGTCGGTTATTATCCCTTCATTAATTGTCTATGGTGCGGCAGGAGTTCTTGCTGGATTCGGGGCCATATGGAAATCTTATACGATTGTCGTCATTGCCCGTACAATACAAGGTATTGGCGCGGCTGGAACGGCTTCAATCGCTATGGCGCTCGTAGGGGACCTGTACAAGGGTGCAACCGAAAGCAAAGCATTAGGGCTGACGGAAGCATCGAATGGCGCGGGGAAGGTGGTCAGCCCCATACTGGGCTCCTTATTGGCTTTATGGGTTTGGTTTGCTCCTTTTTTTGCCTTTCCCGTCTTTTGTCTTTTATCTTTATTAGCTGTAATTTTCATTCTAAAAGAGCCCAAGAAAAGTAATGAACCTCCAAAGCTCAGAGCCTATATTCAGCAAATTGGCAGCATCCTAAAAGAGAAGGGAAAGTGGTTGATTCCTTCCTTTTTCGCCGGATCCCTCGCGCTATTTATATTATTCGGTGTGCTCTTTTATTTATCCGATACCCTCGAGAAACCCCCTTATAATATTGACGGAGTCAAAAAGGGATTTGTGCTTGCCATTCCATTACTGTGCATGGTGGCCACATCCTATACCACAGGCGCACTTATCAAAAAGAACGGCACTTTGATGCGCTGGTTAATGAATATAGGTCTTGGCATCATGACCGTTTCCCTGGCTTTAAGCATTTTCTTTTTCAATAATTTATATATCTTCATTGGTTTATTGTCTTTAAGCGGAATTGGCACCGGCCTTCTTCTCCCCTGTTTAAATACGATGATCACCGGTTCAGTGGAAAGAGAACAGCGCGGCATGATCACCTCGATATACAGCAGCCTGCGCTTTATTGGGGTTGCCTTTGGTCCTCCTATTTTTGAATGGATGATGAAAATTTCGAATCAAATCGTCTTTATTACCGTCTCATCGCTTGCTTTTATCACATTGGGGCTGGTTTTTTTTCTAATTAAGCCAAAGGGGAAAATTGCATAG
- a CDS encoding M67 family metallopeptidase: MIIRMSSGLYEELIRYCRSKLPEEACGFIQGCSVEGGFNATQFIPMTNNALNPFEHFAMNPAEIVPILYKKEPQMIGIFHSHPSTEADLSQEDGFTEWHTLPTYWIFSFQHPSAPVLQIFNIKKADQTRFNKLSFVIDQ; the protein is encoded by the coding sequence ATGATCATTAGGATGAGCAGCGGGTTATATGAAGAACTGATCCGATATTGCCGGAGTAAGCTGCCTGAAGAAGCATGCGGCTTCATTCAAGGCTGCTCTGTTGAAGGTGGATTTAACGCCACCCAGTTTATTCCGATGACGAATAATGCTTTAAACCCGTTTGAGCATTTTGCAATGAACCCCGCGGAAATAGTGCCGATTTTATATAAAAAGGAACCTCAGATGATTGGAATATTTCATTCGCACCCTTCAACTGAAGCTGATCTTTCTCAGGAAGATGGATTTACGGAGTGGCACACCCTTCCTACCTATTGGATCTTTTCTTTTCAGCACCCATCCGCTCCTGTGTTGCAAATTTTCAACATAAAAAAAGCCGATCAGACCCGATTTAACAAACTTTCGTTTGTCATCGATCAATGA
- a CDS encoding exonuclease domain-containing protein yields the protein MKDMRPAGRMWHLYKMGGITPAITSMFNAQTAQQMAFIRSMLKEQRKNSLYEIPLHNMELVVFDLETTGFSPYNGDEIISFGAVSVVGGEVLHDQTYYSVVNPKRKIPDEIEQLTGITNDMVADAPDLMQVLQEFLEFVQQKVLVAHGTAHDKNFLNAALWKTSKVSLSHRVLDTMMIAKWLMPRHKTYSLDSLLDAFDIDITLRHHALEDSLMTAKLWSRFMEEIKSRRVDTLGDLYTLLSHH from the coding sequence GTGAAAGACATGCGTCCGGCAGGCCGAATGTGGCATCTCTACAAAATGGGAGGAATCACTCCAGCGATTACTTCAATGTTTAATGCGCAAACTGCTCAGCAAATGGCTTTTATTCGTTCCATGCTGAAAGAGCAGCGCAAAAATTCCTTATATGAAATCCCGCTGCATAACATGGAGCTGGTAGTGTTTGATTTGGAGACTACCGGGTTTTCTCCGTACAACGGAGATGAAATTATTTCTTTCGGAGCAGTATCTGTGGTTGGCGGTGAAGTATTGCATGATCAGACTTATTACAGCGTCGTGAATCCAAAACGTAAAATACCTGACGAAATCGAGCAGTTGACAGGGATTACGAATGATATGGTCGCGGATGCTCCGGATTTAATGCAAGTGCTGCAAGAGTTTCTGGAATTTGTACAGCAAAAGGTGTTGGTTGCACACGGAACCGCGCATGATAAAAATTTTCTCAATGCTGCTTTATGGAAAACTTCCAAGGTCAGCCTATCCCATCGGGTGCTTGATACTATGATGATTGCTAAATGGCTGATGCCAAGACATAAAACTTATAGCCTGGACTCATTGCTTGATGCGTTTGATATTGATATTACGCTTCGCCACCATGCGCTGGAAGATTCCTTGATGACAGCCAAGCTGTGGTCGCGATTTATGGAAGAGATTAAATCGAGACGTGTTGATACTCTCGGTGATTTATATACATTATTAAGCCATCATTGA
- a CDS encoding DUF294 nucleotidyltransferase-like domain-containing protein, translating into MNHLSMEQILASINQTEKFDEMRTIRDQVHGMIQEHLLFSHSLELHVQINQLHDALIKRTIHLAENLLDARGFGFPPVPYAFILFGSGGRSEQTLWSDQDNGFIYEDSEAYTAEELESYFSELIVCILGGLEVLGYPPCQGNVTASNPQWKKSYSAYSRMMFNWFEAPEWENVRYLLILADMRCIYGDASLVAGLKDELNAYVKNHPLILHALLSNTLHHKVSLGIFGQLITERYGEDAGGVDIKYGAYIPIVNGIRLLAIAAFVEASSTLERLTSLIAAKIVPEHSGEEWRKAFIIALKHRDLTPYQLEHGLYSTRGKLTADQLNRESRQELKFCLRAGIDIQKFVSKAVENQIERG; encoded by the coding sequence ATGAATCATCTCAGTATGGAACAGATCTTGGCCAGCATTAATCAAACTGAAAAGTTTGACGAAATGCGCACCATTCGAGATCAGGTTCACGGGATGATCCAGGAGCATCTCCTTTTCTCCCATTCTCTTGAATTGCATGTCCAGATTAACCAGCTTCACGATGCTTTGATCAAAAGGACGATTCATCTAGCCGAAAATCTGCTTGATGCCCGTGGCTTTGGTTTTCCTCCAGTCCCCTACGCATTTATTTTATTCGGCAGCGGAGGCCGGAGTGAGCAAACCTTATGGAGCGATCAAGACAACGGTTTTATTTATGAAGACTCGGAAGCTTATACTGCTGAGGAGCTTGAGTCCTACTTTTCAGAACTGATTGTATGTATTCTTGGAGGGCTTGAAGTTTTGGGATATCCACCCTGTCAGGGGAATGTTACAGCCAGCAATCCCCAATGGAAAAAAAGTTATTCGGCCTATTCCCGTATGATGTTCAATTGGTTTGAAGCACCTGAGTGGGAGAATGTCCGGTATTTGTTGATATTAGCCGATATGCGCTGTATATATGGGGATGCCAGTCTCGTAGCCGGTTTAAAAGATGAACTTAATGCTTATGTCAAAAATCATCCGTTAATCCTCCATGCACTGCTGTCGAATACACTTCATCATAAGGTTTCTTTAGGAATCTTTGGTCAACTGATTACTGAACGATATGGTGAAGATGCTGGCGGGGTGGATATTAAATATGGTGCTTACATTCCGATAGTGAACGGCATTCGACTTTTGGCAATAGCCGCTTTTGTTGAAGCTTCTTCAACATTAGAGAGGCTTACTTCCTTGATTGCAGCAAAAATCGTTCCAGAACATAGTGGAGAAGAGTGGCGGAAGGCTTTTATCATCGCCCTGAAGCATCGAGATTTGACGCCTTATCAATTGGAACATGGCCTTTACTCCACACGAGGCAAGCTGACGGCAGATCAATTGAACAGGGAAAGCAGACAAGAATTGAAATTTTGCTTGCGTGCAGGCATAGATATCCAAAAATTTGTGAGCAAGGCCGTAGAGAATCAAATAGAGAGAGGTTAG